The Zobellia alginiliquefaciens genome contains a region encoding:
- a CDS encoding DUF937 domain-containing protein encodes MSGLLDLLSSPMGKQLISGVASQTGKSTDQTGSVLSMALPVLMGAMKKNASSQEGAEGLMNALSGKHSGGILDNLGGLFSGGVDQSVLDDGAGILGHVLGGKQATVENAISQKSGMDAGSVSTILKVAAPILLGFLGKQTQEQNISDSSGINNLLGGLMGGGNAGNQQQSLIESFLDSDGDGSILDDVASMALGGKKGGIGGMLGGLFGK; translated from the coding sequence ATGTCAGGATTATTAGATTTATTAAGCAGCCCAATGGGCAAACAATTAATAAGTGGTGTAGCCAGCCAGACCGGTAAATCTACCGATCAAACCGGTAGCGTATTAAGCATGGCTTTGCCTGTATTAATGGGCGCAATGAAAAAGAACGCATCTTCCCAGGAAGGCGCTGAAGGTTTAATGAATGCTCTTTCGGGAAAACATAGCGGAGGAATTCTAGATAATCTTGGCGGTCTGTTTAGCGGTGGTGTAGACCAATCCGTGCTGGATGATGGTGCAGGTATACTAGGCCATGTTCTTGGAGGAAAGCAAGCCACTGTAGAAAACGCGATTAGTCAAAAATCCGGAATGGATGCTGGTTCTGTTTCTACTATTCTAAAAGTAGCCGCCCCTATCCTTCTTGGATTTTTAGGCAAACAAACTCAGGAACAAAATATCAGTGATTCAAGCGGTATTAATAACCTTCTCGGCGGGTTAATGGGTGGTGGCAATGCTGGCAACCAACAGCAATCACTAATAGAATCTTTCCTAGACTCTGATGGTGACGGCAGCATTCTTGACGATGTAGCTTCTATGGCCCTTGGGGGAAAGAAAGGAGGTATTGGTGGTATGCTAGGTGGTTTGTTCGGAAAATAG
- a CDS encoding D-2-hydroxyacid dehydrogenase, with amino-acid sequence MKILANDGIAQPGIKALEASGFEVLTTTVAQEQLQNFINENEIEALLVRSATQVRKDLIDNCPTLKLIGRGGVGMDNIDVEYAKEKGLHVINTPAASSSSVAELVFAHLFGGVRYLHDANRNMPLEGDSNFKSLKKSYGSGIELRGKTLGIIGFGRIGQATAKIALGVGMKVIFYDPYLEEASITIPFFDGQSITFNLECQTKETLVSTSDFITLHVPAQKDYVLGKEEFEMMKPGVGIINAARGGVLDEVALIDALENGNVIFAGLDVYESEPNPEIRILMHPNISLTPHIGGATGEAQNRIGTELAEQIISLLK; translated from the coding sequence ATGAAGATACTTGCAAACGACGGAATAGCACAACCCGGCATAAAGGCACTTGAAGCCTCCGGTTTTGAAGTTCTTACCACCACAGTAGCACAAGAGCAGTTACAGAATTTTATAAATGAGAACGAAATAGAAGCTTTGCTGGTGCGAAGTGCTACACAGGTTAGAAAAGACCTTATTGACAACTGCCCTACCCTTAAACTCATTGGTAGAGGTGGTGTTGGCATGGATAATATTGATGTTGAATACGCAAAAGAAAAAGGTCTTCATGTTATAAATACACCTGCAGCTTCTTCGTCATCCGTAGCGGAACTCGTCTTTGCCCATCTCTTTGGAGGTGTACGCTATTTGCACGACGCCAATAGAAATATGCCCCTTGAAGGCGATAGCAATTTCAAGAGTCTAAAAAAGTCCTATGGCTCCGGAATAGAACTGCGCGGAAAAACCTTGGGAATTATAGGTTTTGGAAGAATTGGTCAAGCTACAGCCAAGATAGCTTTGGGCGTTGGCATGAAAGTTATTTTTTACGACCCATATTTAGAAGAAGCGTCAATTACAATTCCGTTTTTTGATGGACAATCCATAACCTTTAACTTGGAGTGTCAAACCAAAGAAACATTGGTTTCAACTTCAGATTTCATAACTCTACACGTACCTGCGCAAAAGGATTATGTTCTAGGCAAGGAAGAGTTTGAAATGATGAAACCCGGTGTTGGAATTATAAATGCCGCCCGTGGTGGTGTTTTAGACGAAGTTGCCCTTATTGATGCCTTAGAAAACGGCAATGTTATTTTTGCAGGTCTAGACGTATATGAGTCTGAGCCTAATCCAGAAATTAGAATACTAATGCATCCTAATATTTCTTTGACCCCACATATTGGTGGCGCCACTGGAGAGGCTCAAAACCGCATAGGGACTGAATTAGCGGAACAAATCATTTCGTTATTAAAATAA